TTAGTCTCAAGCTTACCATTTTTTTCTTTAACGATAAGATTGACACTTCCTTTTCCATGCAAAGTGATTGGAATGATTTTGTCTAAGGAAGAGTTCTTATCTAAAAGAAAGGTGAACGGATTATCGTAATTTAACGAAAGAAATGCGTTATTGCCGGCATCTAATTGATAAGATACTTCTTTGGGGGAATTGGTATTATTCGTAGCTTTCAAATGAAGTCTTCCACTGCCTGTTTCCGGCTCTATTAAGTCAAAAGAAATTCTATCCTTTTTTCTTTTAATCTCGTATTCAGTGGATACTTCTCTGCGCTCTCCTTGCTTGACTGGTTGTGGATTCCACCAGAGGAGAACTGCCGAGTCAGAAGAAGTAATAACATGCTTATTGGTAAAGTATTTCCAGTCAGTGGCAAAAGCTCTTTCCCAATTTACAAATGCAATTTGATCGGGTGGAGTATTGCCCTGTCCGATTAAGTGATTTCGAATGCCAATGCTAGAATCAGTGTCTGATTCGTATGTTTCCCAGTAACCGCTATTGAAGGGAGTGAACTTGAATTCATTGGAATAAATCTCCTTTTCGTTCGTGTTGTCGGTGCAAACCTTTAGCGGTATTCCATCATTAGCCTCAGTGCCAACATCAATTAGACTTCTAAAGCCAATATCAACAATTCGATTGGTTCTATTGATAGCACCGTAGGTAACAAAAAAAGAGCCATCCCGATTCTTTTTATTTTTTAATACCATAAAAATTTCAACGTCGGCTAATGGTATTTGTCCGGAGATGATAATGGAGCTATCTTCTATATTCCACTCTGATTTAATATTTGTCAATTCATGAAATTTGAATACTTTATCTTCAAATTTGACAGTGAGATAAGAAGTGCCTGAGCCAATATTCTTGGATTGTTTCAAGTCTTTAAAATAGGTCTCTGCTTTATTCGTTTCCCTTTCTGGATGAAGTGTAAAGCTACCCGACAGAGTTGCATAGACAGGAATCTTATTTGTGTAAATTGCAAAGGTAGGAAACCCAATTGGATTCTTTTGTTCTACCGCAAAATTAGAATTAGCCAGCAGAATGAAAAGGGAAACTAATATCAGTAGAATATTATTCTTCAGGAATAGGTGTGGGTTCATTTTTTACCTTACACTTAAAATATTTGATGGGAGATTCATTTCCTAGATTGTCAATGGCTCTATATTCAAGAGAGACTTTTTTTTTGTATCTAGGAACAAGCGGATAATCTCTGTAAGTTCTCCATTCTTTTTGACCTCGCTTTCTAAATTCAATCTTAGATACACCAGAGCCTAGATCAAATGCATTCAGGCGAATAGATATTTCTCTATCACAGAGAAGTCCTTTTTCGGATTGAAGTTCTGGAATAGAATTTAGTTCTACATCCACACTAGGAGGTTCTGAGTCAACTGTATAACGGAGATATACCTCTTGGGATAAATTGGATACCTTATCCGTTGCTAATATCTTGATTTCTTTGGGACCGGGGCTATCTACTGGCTTATCCATCTTAGCCATTGGAAGATAGCCTTTTTTATTTAAGCTCAAGAATATTTCGTCAACACCTGAGTCTTTGTCTTTTACCTGTAAGAAAAGTTTGACACCGGGTTTATAATAATAAAAAGAATTTCTCTCAAAGTAAATGCCTTCTAATTGTGCGATTACATCCGGTGCGGTTAAGTCTAAGTAGACATTCTCTTTCTTTTGGTCTTTAAGAACTCCATTTTCATCAAATAGTTTGTAAGTAATTGTATGATTACCTTCTCGCAAAAGAAAAGAGTTCTCGGAAAGAATTTGCTCTGGTTCATCGTCTATTTGATAAACTGTTTTACCTTTGAATTCATTGGAGATAATAAGATTGTAAAGTCCATTTACAAATATTTCACCGTTAGGCGCTACATGTCTAACGGAAATAAATCCGGAGGATTTAATTTTGCGAGATGTTTCTTTTATAATTTTGCGCTTTTCATTTTTAGATTCTTGCAATGCTTTTTTTTCTTGCGCTTTTACTTCTAACCAGGAAGACTTTGTTAAGATATAAGCCTCTCTTCTTTCTAAGAGTTCGTCCGAGAAAATGATATCTGGAATTAGAATGAATAAGCAAAGGAAGATTTTTTTAAATCGAAATAGCATTTGGTTTTTATTTTCCTCTTGTTAGAATTTCGAAAGAAAGATTGTAGGCAATCAAAAAAAATGTTTTTTACTGTCACCTCGAACAGCCCCTACGACTGTCATTTCGAACGAATGTGAGAAATCTATCTGGCAATAAAACGATAGTTTTAAGCTTTATAGACCTCTCACGATAAAGCTGTTCGAGGTGACAGGGTAGTCACTTAAAATCTAACTTCTCAATTCCATCCCAGTTGGGATCAATTCCATTCTTCAAATAAAAATTACATCGCTCGATGTAAAGCTCGGCGGCTTTGTCCTTCGAATCTTTTTTTAGAACAGATTTCATTTTTTTAATAGAGTCTTTAAATTTCTTGTGATTATACAAATCAATTCCCGCTTCAAAATCAGGCTTGGTTTGTAATTTCAATTCGCGGATACGAGGAGAAACCCCGTTTAGAATTTCTAAAATGCGAACTGCTTTGTTCTTGCCTTTTACTTTGACGGTATCTAGAAAACGATATTCGTATTTGCTCTTATCCGCTACTCCGGCTAATACATCCTCGCTAATAAGAAGTGCAGTAGAGTAAGCCTTGGTTAACCCTTCCAATCGGGACGCAGTATTTACAACATCGGAAATGACAGTTCCTTCCATGCGCTCTTTCTCGCCAATGATTCCAAGCATCTGACTTCCGGTATGAATTCCAATTCCAATCGAAATAGAAGCAAAGCCTTTAGTCTTACGCTTAACGTTTAGTTTATACAATTCTTCTAGCATTTCAATCGAAGCATCAATCGCGTCCGATGGCTTCTGCGGAAACAAAGCCATGATTGCGTCTCCAATGTATTTATCTATAAACCCATTGTGCTTACGAATGATCGGTCCCATCGTCTCCAAATACGAATTGATAAATCCAAAGTTCTCACTCGGACTCAAAGTTTCCGAAATAGAGGTAAATGCCCGTATGTCGGAAAACAAAATCGTCATATCCTTCTGCACAGAATCACCAAGTCCTACTTTTGTAATAATGTCTTTTCCGAGGAAGGTTAAGAGTTGTTCTGGGACGAAGCGGGCATAAGAGTGAATTAACTCTTTCTGTGTTGCAATGGATTCTTCTTGTTCGGCTATTAGCGCTTTTTGAGATTCTTCTTTTTCTTTTTTGAGAATATTGATGCGGTCGGCTAGGGCGAGGGAGAATAAAATTATTTCAAGTGCCCCACCAAATTCGAAACCATGAACAGTCCAAAAATTATTTGGAAGAAATCCGAAAGTTTTGGCACTAAAAATAAACACTCCAAGCAAAGCAAATGTCCATCCTAATAAATAAAATCTAGCTGACCTTAACCCTTTGAATAAAGATATTACTCCTGTATATAGCATTTAAAAAATTGAATGAAATAATGTCAAACATTTCAATTTTGACCATAATTCGGAATGGAAAAAGAAATGACCCAATGATGGTCAGCAAATACGTTATCAGCATTAATTTCAGGAATTTATCTATTGTTGGTAAATTAATTTTTGTCATTAAGAAAGTTTGACTAAAAAGAATAGCTCCAATTAAAGCAAAACCTATTCCGAATAACATGGATGAATTTACGAATTTTGGTGAGTTTGGAAATAAATATTCTAGAACAAATCCATTAATTGACATCATAGAATAAAAGCCACCGACTAAATAAATAACATAATAAATGTAAGCTGTATCTCTGATAGAAATA
This Leptospiraceae bacterium DNA region includes the following protein-coding sequences:
- a CDS encoding adenylate/guanylate cyclase domain-containing protein — protein: MLYTGVISLFKGLRSARFYLLGWTFALLGVFIFSAKTFGFLPNNFWTVHGFEFGGALEIILFSLALADRINILKKEKEESQKALIAEQEESIATQKELIHSYARFVPEQLLTFLGKDIITKVGLGDSVQKDMTILFSDIRAFTSISETLSPSENFGFINSYLETMGPIIRKHNGFIDKYIGDAIMALFPQKPSDAIDASIEMLEELYKLNVKRKTKGFASISIGIGIHTGSQMLGIIGEKERMEGTVISDVVNTASRLEGLTKAYSTALLISEDVLAGVADKSKYEYRFLDTVKVKGKNKAVRILEILNGVSPRIRELKLQTKPDFEAGIDLYNHKKFKDSIKKMKSVLKKDSKDKAAELYIERCNFYLKNGIDPNWDGIEKLDFK
- a CDS encoding 7TM-DISM domain-containing protein; this translates as MKFSSQGTILFPLSIWEQRPFYQNDHNIQMYYGLYFGIFIVMILYNLFLYISIRDTAYIYYVIYLVGGFYSMMSINGFVLEYLFPNSPKFVNSSMLFGIGFALIGAILFSQTFLMTKINLPTIDKFLKLMLITYLLTIIGSFLFPFRIMVKIEMFDIISFNFLNAIYRSNIFIQRVKVS